Proteins found in one Pectobacterium atrosepticum genomic segment:
- a CDS encoding anaerobic C4-dicarboxylate transporter, whose product MDFIIQLVIVLICLFYGARKGGIALGLLGGVGLVILVFIFKLQPGKPPVDVMLVIIAVVAASATLQASGGLDVMLQLAERMLRRNPKYVSIIAPFVTCILTILCGTGHVVYTILPIIYDVAIKNNIRPERPMAASSIGAQMGIIASPVSVAVVSLVAMLANFTFQGKHLGFLDLLSITIPSTLLGILAIGIFSWFRGKDLDKDEDFQKFIADPENKQYVYGDTATLLDRKLPRSNWVAMWIFLATIAAVAVLGAVEELRPVFAGKPLSMVLVIQMFMLLSGAIIIIATKTNPSSISKNEVFRSGMIAIVAVYGIAWMAETMFGAHLEEIKATLGSLVKVYPWAYAIILLIVSKFVNSQAAALAAIVPVALAIGVDPAYIVASAPACYGYYILPTYPSDLAAIQFDRSGTTKIGRFVINHSFIFPGLIGVSTSCVFGWVFAAMYGFL is encoded by the coding sequence ATGGATTTCATCATTCAATTAGTCATTGTCCTTATCTGCCTTTTTTATGGGGCAAGAAAAGGCGGGATCGCGCTGGGTTTATTAGGCGGGGTCGGACTCGTTATTCTGGTCTTTATCTTTAAACTGCAACCGGGTAAACCGCCCGTTGACGTCATGCTGGTTATCATTGCCGTGGTGGCCGCATCGGCAACACTTCAGGCATCAGGCGGGCTGGATGTCATGCTGCAACTCGCGGAGCGTATGCTGAGACGTAACCCAAAATACGTTTCGATTATCGCACCGTTTGTCACCTGTATTCTGACTATCCTGTGTGGCACAGGACACGTGGTGTATACCATCCTGCCGATTATTTATGATGTCGCCATCAAAAATAATATTCGACCTGAAAGGCCGATGGCTGCCAGTTCAATCGGCGCACAGATGGGGATTATTGCCAGCCCTGTATCCGTTGCGGTTGTCTCGCTGGTTGCCATGCTGGCTAATTTCACCTTCCAGGGTAAACATCTGGGATTCCTCGACCTGCTGTCTATTACCATCCCTTCTACCCTGCTGGGTATTCTGGCGATAGGGATTTTCAGTTGGTTCCGCGGTAAGGATCTGGACAAGGATGAAGACTTCCAGAAATTCATCGCCGATCCAGAAAACAAACAGTATGTGTATGGCGATACCGCCACGCTGCTGGACAGAAAATTGCCGCGCAGCAACTGGGTCGCCATGTGGATCTTTTTGGCAACCATCGCTGCGGTAGCCGTTCTGGGTGCTGTTGAAGAATTGCGCCCAGTGTTCGCTGGCAAGCCGCTGTCGATGGTGCTGGTGATTCAGATGTTTATGCTGCTCTCCGGCGCTATCATCATTATCGCAACCAAAACCAATCCGTCATCGATATCGAAAAACGAAGTGTTCCGTTCGGGGATGATTGCCATCGTCGCGGTATACGGTATCGCCTGGATGGCGGAAACCATGTTCGGTGCGCATCTGGAAGAGATCAAAGCCACGCTCGGGTCGTTGGTGAAAGTCTATCCTTGGGCTTACGCCATTATCTTGCTGATCGTGTCCAAGTTCGTTAACTCGCAGGCGGCAGCGCTGGCGGCGATTGTCCCTGTTGCGCTGGCCATCGGTGTGGATCCGGCGTATATCGTGGCATCTGCACCAGCTTGCTATGGTTATTACATTCTGCCGACCTACCCAAGCGATCTGGCTGCTATCCAGTTCGACCGCTCCGGCACCACCAAAATTGGCCGTTTCGTTATCAACCACAGCTTCATTTTTCCTGGCTTGATCGGCGTGAGC
- a CDS encoding peptidase: MLRLSSIYRAAIRSCCAVLVYAAPFFLALIYSAPSQALGLMEAWQHALTHDPAFQAAVHARNADSEEKNIGRAGLLPKVTYDYNQSRNDSTVTAGGQQSERDYTSRASSFSLQQPLIDYAAWSRYQQGEASAVLADEQLRDASQQLLVRLFQAYTNVLFSREQITLVQAQQRAYREQYQLNQRLFQQGEGTRTDMLETEARVNLTEAQLIEAQDNLDISLRELETLLGMPVGVEQLAALTSHFTPLPLQPAGYQHWHSLALRHNAQLLALNQSLAVAKYGIERNRAGHLPQVTLVASTRNTQSDTENSYNQKYDTRSIGIRVSVPIFAGGGVSAATRQAKERYQQTAREKDEQTATIQTELRRQFNLVTSSQAKIRAYELAEKSALALVTATQKSVQGGERVNLDVLNAEQQLYGARRDLTEARYTWLTAWLQLRYYAGTLDEQTLRQLATYFVHI, encoded by the coding sequence ATGCTGCGCCTTTCATCTATTTACCGCGCGGCGATCCGCTCCTGCTGTGCCGTACTCGTTTATGCCGCTCCCTTCTTCCTCGCGCTGATCTACAGCGCACCGAGTCAGGCTCTGGGGTTAATGGAAGCCTGGCAGCATGCGCTGACACACGATCCGGCTTTTCAGGCTGCCGTGCATGCACGCAACGCCGACAGCGAAGAGAAGAACATCGGGCGTGCCGGACTGTTGCCGAAAGTCACCTATGACTACAATCAGTCTCGCAACGATTCCACGGTCACCGCAGGCGGCCAACAGTCGGAGCGGGATTACACCAGCCGCGCTTCCAGCTTTTCCCTGCAACAACCACTGATCGACTACGCGGCGTGGTCGCGCTATCAGCAAGGTGAAGCCAGTGCGGTGCTGGCGGACGAACAACTGCGCGATGCTAGCCAGCAGTTACTGGTACGTCTGTTTCAGGCCTACACCAACGTGCTGTTTAGCCGTGAGCAGATTACGCTGGTTCAGGCACAACAACGTGCTTATCGCGAGCAGTATCAGTTGAATCAACGTCTCTTCCAGCAGGGAGAAGGCACCCGTACAGATATGCTGGAAACCGAGGCGCGGGTCAATCTGACAGAGGCGCAGCTCATCGAAGCGCAGGACAATCTGGATATCAGCCTGCGTGAACTGGAAACGCTGCTGGGGATGCCAGTTGGCGTGGAGCAGCTTGCGGCGTTAACCTCACACTTCACACCGCTACCGCTTCAGCCTGCGGGCTATCAGCACTGGCACTCGCTGGCGTTACGTCACAACGCTCAGCTACTGGCGCTGAACCAATCACTTGCCGTGGCGAAATACGGCATTGAGCGTAACCGAGCGGGTCACCTGCCGCAGGTCACGCTGGTCGCCAGCACCCGCAACACCCAGTCCGATACCGAAAACAGCTACAACCAAAAATACGATACGCGATCGATTGGCATCCGTGTCAGCGTACCGATTTTTGCTGGCGGCGGCGTTTCTGCGGCGACGCGTCAGGCGAAGGAGCGCTATCAGCAAACCGCGCGGGAAAAAGATGAGCAAACGGCAACCATTCAGACGGAATTGCGTCGCCAGTTTAATTTGGTCACCAGCAGTCAGGCGAAAATTCGCGCCTATGAACTGGCGGAAAAATCGGCGCTGGCGTTGGTCACTGCGACCCAGAAGAGCGTTCAGGGTGGGGAGCGTGTGAACCTTGATGTGCTGAATGCCGAACAGCAGCTTTATGGCGCACGACGCGACCTGACCGAGGCACGCTATACTTGGCTGACGGCTTGGCTACAGTTGCGTTACTACGCTGGCACGTTGGATGAGCAGACGCTGCGTCAGTTAGCGACCTATTTTGTGCATATCTAA